In Vicinamibacteria bacterium, the DNA window CGCGAGGATCGGAATTCCCAGCGTTTGGAAGTAGCCGGGACTGATGGTTCGATGAGCGGCTCGCGCATCCTCTGAGAGCCCATCCACGGTGAAGGGGGTTCGCCACAGGTCCCCTCCGATGGGAAGATGATTCACGAAGCTCGCCTCGGCGACCGAGGCGTCCGACCGAACGCGCTCGAGAACCGACTCGATCAATACGCGCTGGCGCTCGGCGTCGGTATGGGATGTGCCCGTAAGGGAGATATCCCACGTCAGGAGATTGTCTCTTCGGAAACCCGGATCGAAGCGGTTCAGGTGGATGAAGCTTCGCATGAGAGCGGCGGCCACGATCAGAAGCGCGAGCGCGAGAGCGACCTCGGCGACGACGAGACCGGAGCGGAGGGAGGCGTCGCGACGGGAAAGCGCTCCGCGCAGCCGGAGGTCGAATCCCGATCGCGCGGCTTGGAGCGCCGGCGCCGCGCCGAAGAGTACCGCGGCTACCACACACACCACGAGAGCGAAGCCAAGAACCGCGGGGTCCAGGCGGATCTCAACGGGAAACGGCGTTACCTGACTCAGTCGAGGACTTCCTCCGAAGACAATTGCCAAAAGCGCCAGCGCCGCGAGTGTGGAGAACGAGGAGAGCACCAGGCTCTCCGTCAGGACCTGTCGAACGAGGTGCCGCCTGCTCGCTCCGATCGCCAATCGGACGGCCATCTCTCGCTCGCGACCGATTGAGCGCGCGAGCAACAGGTTCGCCACGTTCGCGCAGGCGATCGCGAGAACCCAGCCCACGGCGCCTAGAAGAACCCCGTACGCCATGCGCCGTCCACCGACTGCGGGCTCGCGCACCGGCTCGATATTGATTCCGGCGTGAGTGTTGGTCTCCGGATAGAGGGTCTCGATCCGCCGCGCCAGAACATCCAGCTCTGCCCTCGCCTCTTCGATGGTTCGACCGGGGGCGAGGCGGGCGAAGACACGTAGGAACTGAGAGCGCCGATTGGCCTGGGCCTCTTCGCTGAATCGCAGAGGCGCCCAGAACTTCGCCTCCGTCGCCCAGAACGGTGGGA includes these proteins:
- a CDS encoding ADOP family duplicated permease — translated: FTLLGVEPFLGRFFTRDDDERVVVLSHALWRRELGGEPSWMGRSIRLDGEEYLVLGVMPPEFFFPPFWATEAKFWAPLRFSEEAQANRRSQFLRVFARLAPGRTIEEARAELDVLARRIETLYPETNTHAGINIEPVREPAVGGRRMAYGVLLGAVGWVLAIACANVANLLLARSIGREREMAVRLAIGASRRHLVRQVLTESLVLSSFSTLAALALLAIVFGGSPRLSQVTPFPVEIRLDPAVLGFALVVCVVAAVLFGAAPALQAARSGFDLRLRGALSRRDASLRSGLVVAEVALALALLIVAAALMRSFIHLNRFDPGFRRDNLLTWDISLTGTSHTDAERQRVLIESVLERVRSDASVAEASFVNHLPIGGDLWRTPFTVDGLSEDARAAHRTISPGYFQTLGIPILAGRGFDGHDRDDTAPVVVINQTLAERYFGSESPIGREITIGTSDRATVVGVAGDARQWALTDPVRPEIYFPYNQNPSAWWLQTTLVVQSGAPPDQVEQRLRAVIAELDPRLPVTRGRTLESILSSSLAQPRLHFVMMALFALVGLSLSVAGVYGVIAFAAQRRRREIGLRMALGASPGKIRKMVLGNGLALIGAGVLIGTVVAVATGNVLEGLAHGVSVSDPTTILLAAGLMLTVGVVASAVPAWRASALPPIQTLRED